A genome region from Hippopotamus amphibius kiboko isolate mHipAmp2 chromosome 1, mHipAmp2.hap2, whole genome shotgun sequence includes the following:
- the UBL4B gene encoding ubiquitin-like protein 4B: MFLTVKLLLGRRCSLKVSGRESVAMLKKLVSERLQVPEERQHLLFRGQLLEDDKHLSDYCIGPNASINVIMRPLEKTAPKEARQLQPLWHHLGQVLAKHFGPQDAEAVLQLLRQEHEERLQKISLGDLEQLAQYLLTKEPLAEPTGERESGTQSPQDKEKEEEKADQ, encoded by the coding sequence ATGTTCCTCACGGTCAAGCTGCTCCTGGGTCGGAGATGTAGCCTGAAGGTGTCGGGGCGAGAGAGCGTGGCCATGCTGAAGAAGCTGGTGTCCGAGCGGCTGCAGGTGCCCGAGGAGCGGCAGCACCTGCTCTTCCGCGGCCAGCTTCTGGAGGATGACAAGCATCTCTCCGACTATTGCATCGGGCCCAATGCCTCCATCAATGTCATTATGCGGCCCCTGGAGAAGACAGCGCCCAAGGAGGCCCGTCAGCTCCAGCCCCTGTGGCACCATCTGGGTCAGGTCCTGGCCAAACACTTTGGGCCTCAGGACGCCGAGGcagtgctgcagctgctgaggcaGGAGCATGAGGAACGCCTGCAGAAGATAAGCCTGGGGGACCTAGAGCAGCTGGCGCAGTACCTCCTGACCAAGGAGCCACTCGCGGAGCCCACTGGGGAGAGGGAATCTGGCACGCAGAGCCCCCAAgacaaggagaaggaggaggagaaggctgATCAGTAA